In Halorubrum sp. PV6, a single window of DNA contains:
- a CDS encoding Nif3-like dinuclear metal center hexameric protein — MERSEYVRRLDDRLDTAAYADVDASANGLQVGSDRGTVDHVAFAVDAATATIEAAADAGADVLVVHHGISWGGIDRVTGRAYDRISALADHDIALYVSHLPLDGHADLGNAAGVAAELGLADREPFGELGPVTIGTIGETAAPRSAAAIRETLDGFEGQSDDDPSPTQVLDFGPDEIQRVAVVTGSGTDWLDEAVEAGADALITGEGKGKAYHEAREAGLTVFLAGHYATETFGVRSLQALTEEWGLETTYLSHPTGL, encoded by the coding sequence ATGGAGCGTTCCGAGTACGTCCGACGGCTCGACGACCGACTCGACACGGCGGCGTACGCCGACGTCGACGCCAGCGCGAACGGGTTGCAGGTTGGATCGGACCGCGGCACAGTTGACCACGTCGCCTTCGCGGTCGACGCCGCGACCGCGACGATCGAGGCCGCGGCCGACGCGGGCGCCGACGTCCTCGTCGTCCACCACGGCATCTCGTGGGGCGGGATCGACCGCGTGACCGGCCGAGCGTACGACCGGATTTCGGCGCTCGCCGACCACGATATCGCGCTGTACGTCTCACACCTCCCGCTCGACGGTCACGCCGACCTGGGTAACGCCGCCGGCGTCGCGGCGGAACTCGGGCTCGCCGACCGGGAGCCGTTCGGCGAACTCGGCCCCGTCACGATCGGAACGATCGGGGAGACGGCGGCGCCGCGGTCGGCGGCCGCGATCCGCGAGACGCTCGACGGCTTCGAGGGACAGTCGGACGACGACCCGTCGCCGACGCAGGTGCTCGACTTCGGCCCCGACGAGATCCAGCGCGTCGCCGTCGTCACCGGGTCCGGGACCGATTGGCTCGACGAGGCGGTCGAGGCGGGCGCCGACGCGCTCATCACGGGCGAGGGGAAGGGGAAGGCCTACCACGAGGCGCGGGAGGCCGGCCTGACCGTCTTCCTCGCGGGCCACTACGCGACCGAGACGTTCGGCGTTCGGTCGCTGCAGGCGCTGACGGAAGAGTGGGGGCTGGAGACGACCTACCTGAGCCATCCGACGGGGCTCTGA
- a CDS encoding SDR family oxidoreductase, with protein sequence MDLDISGNVALTTASSSGLGFASAQALVREGVNVVINGRDGDRLAAAKESLQREAADGARVVAVQGDITDTDDLDRLVETTVDEFGRLDHLVTSAGGPPSGAFLDTDDEDWEAAYELLVMSVVRLARKCAEPLADGDGGTIVTITSRSVKEAIDGLVLSNAVRMSVVGLEKTLSKELGPEVRANAVLPGSHETSRIRELVDQAIERGEYDSYEEGLADWVDNPLDRIGDPIELGNTVAFLSSPRSGYVNGQAIVVDGGGGDATL encoded by the coding sequence ATGGATCTGGACATCTCGGGGAACGTCGCGCTGACGACGGCATCGAGCAGCGGTCTCGGCTTCGCGTCCGCACAGGCGCTCGTTCGCGAGGGGGTAAACGTCGTCATCAACGGCCGCGACGGCGACCGCCTCGCGGCGGCGAAAGAGTCGCTGCAACGCGAGGCGGCCGACGGCGCCCGCGTCGTCGCCGTGCAGGGCGACATCACGGATACCGACGACCTCGACCGGCTCGTCGAGACGACGGTCGACGAGTTCGGCCGGCTCGACCACCTCGTCACCTCGGCCGGCGGCCCGCCCTCGGGGGCGTTCCTCGACACCGACGACGAGGACTGGGAGGCGGCGTACGAACTGCTCGTGATGAGCGTCGTCCGCCTCGCCCGGAAGTGCGCCGAGCCGCTGGCCGACGGGGACGGCGGGACCATCGTCACGATCACCTCGCGGTCGGTGAAGGAGGCGATAGACGGGCTGGTGCTGTCGAACGCGGTGCGGATGAGCGTCGTCGGCTTAGAGAAGACGCTCTCGAAAGAGCTCGGCCCGGAGGTGCGCGCGAACGCCGTCCTCCCCGGCTCGCACGAGACGAGCCGGATCCGAGAACTCGTCGATCAGGCGATCGAGCGCGGCGAGTACGACTCCTACGAGGAGGGGCTCGCCGACTGGGTCGACAACCCGCTCGACCGCATCGGCGACCCGATCGAACTCGGGAACACCGTCGCCTTCCTCTCGTCGCCGCGCTCCGGGTACGTGAACGGGCAGGCCATCGTCGTCGACGGTGGCGGCGGCGACGCGACCCTGTAG
- a CDS encoding pyridoxamine 5'-phosphate oxidase family protein — MEITGPWDRDRIDEFLGEARVPVRLGCRTPRDAPWIVSLWFSWDGAVNCATSASADLADFLAADDHVSFEVSTNDPPYKGVRGRGHAAVSPDADKELLRALLNRYLGGTDNPTADRLLRPEREEVKIRIEPERLHSWDYSGRMGSADD; from the coding sequence ATGGAGATAACCGGCCCGTGGGACCGCGACCGAATCGACGAGTTCCTCGGCGAGGCGCGGGTCCCGGTTCGGCTCGGCTGTCGCACCCCGCGTGACGCCCCGTGGATCGTCTCGCTGTGGTTCTCGTGGGACGGGGCCGTCAACTGCGCGACGAGCGCGAGCGCCGACCTCGCCGACTTCCTCGCGGCGGACGACCACGTGTCCTTCGAGGTGTCGACGAACGACCCGCCTTATAAAGGAGTGCGGGGACGCGGACACGCGGCGGTGTCGCCGGACGCGGACAAGGAGCTGCTGCGAGCGCTGTTGAATCGGTACCTCGGCGGGACCGACAACCCGACCGCCGACCGGCTCCTCCGACCGGAGCGCGAAGAGGTGAAGATCCGGATCGAACCGGAGCGGCTCCACTCGTGGGACTACAGCGGGCGGATGGGATCGGCCGACGACTGA
- a CDS encoding CaiB/BaiF CoA-transferase family protein encodes MVGEARDPDGDAGPLDGLTVLDASRVLVGPFCTMQLGDLGAEVIKIERPGEGDQTRTWRPPAFGEGEESDPDDAQSAYYASVNRNKRSVELNLASDAGRAVFRDLAGEADVLVENFRVGKMADWGLDYPDLAAANPELIYCGISGYGEWGPDRDEPAYDIVMQARGGFMSMTGVEGGPPVRIGVALADIGAGMYATQAILAALLERELGDGTGQKIDVSLLDGQAAWTSYMAANYFASGEPPGRMGSKHPNIAPYQAFETTDGYVVVACAADAFWPKLCEALDRPDLLADERFETNEKRVRNRDALDPELDAAFAELTTAAAIDRLSDHGVPASRVRDMAEVFDDPQLAARDMVAEFEHPTAGPMRVPGSPMHFSRTPTTNRRYPPSLGEHTEAVLGEYGYGDGDLAELKNLGAIPDR; translated from the coding sequence GTGGTCGGTGAGGCGCGCGATCCGGACGGCGACGCGGGGCCGCTCGACGGGCTCACGGTCCTCGACGCCTCCCGCGTGCTGGTGGGGCCGTTCTGTACCATGCAACTCGGCGACCTCGGCGCCGAGGTCATCAAAATCGAGCGGCCGGGGGAGGGCGACCAGACGCGGACGTGGCGCCCGCCGGCGTTCGGTGAGGGAGAGGAGTCCGACCCCGACGACGCCCAGAGCGCCTACTACGCCAGCGTCAACCGAAACAAGCGCTCCGTCGAGTTGAACCTCGCGAGCGACGCGGGGCGCGCGGTGTTCCGCGACCTCGCCGGGGAGGCCGACGTGCTCGTCGAGAACTTCCGGGTCGGCAAGATGGCCGACTGGGGCCTCGACTACCCGGATCTCGCCGCCGCGAACCCCGAACTGATCTACTGCGGTATCTCCGGCTACGGCGAGTGGGGGCCCGACCGCGACGAGCCGGCCTACGACATCGTGATGCAGGCCCGCGGCGGGTTCATGTCGATGACGGGCGTCGAGGGCGGTCCGCCGGTTCGGATCGGGGTCGCGCTCGCCGACATCGGCGCCGGGATGTACGCGACCCAAGCGATCCTCGCGGCGCTCTTGGAGCGCGAACTCGGCGACGGCACCGGCCAGAAGATCGACGTGAGCCTGCTCGACGGACAGGCGGCGTGGACCAGTTACATGGCCGCCAACTACTTCGCGAGCGGCGAGCCGCCGGGCCGGATGGGGAGCAAACACCCGAACATCGCTCCGTATCAGGCGTTCGAGACGACAGACGGCTACGTCGTCGTCGCCTGCGCCGCCGACGCGTTCTGGCCCAAGCTCTGTGAGGCGCTCGATCGTCCGGACCTGCTGGCCGACGAGCGATTCGAGACCAACGAGAAGCGCGTGCGCAACCGGGACGCGCTCGACCCCGAACTCGACGCCGCGTTCGCGGAGCTCACGACGGCGGCGGCGATCGATCGGCTCAGCGATCACGGGGTGCCCGCGAGCCGCGTTCGCGACATGGCCGAGGTGTTCGACGACCCGCAGCTGGCCGCGCGCGACATGGTCGCCGAGTTCGAGCATCCGACCGCCGGCCCGATGCGGGTGCCGGGGTCGCCGATGCACTTCTCGCGCACGCCGACGACGAACCGTCGCTATCCGCCGTCGCTCGGCGAGCACACGGAGGCGGTGCTCGGCGAGTACGGGTACGGCGACGGCGACCTCGCGGAGCTGAAAAATCTGGGGGCGATTCCGGACCGATAG
- a CDS encoding fumarylacetoacetate hydrolase family protein has product MTSDTPRAGGSDAAPIRLARTVEGRPLVGDEDGFVPLASAGMDGIDEALGAAVGCGASSLPSVESLPAARTPARRLSFGVPFDPGKLWGIGLNYADHAADLDAVRPAEPASFMRPATALTAPGGPIRLPPTEEAARITAEAELGLVIGRTCTDVDEGAFGEVVAGVVPVIDVTAEDVLQRNPRFLTRAKSYDTFLVVGPWIVAPVSVDRLAGTTVRTVINGETVAENTVDRMLFPPEELVSVHSRVFTAERGDLISTGTPGAGGIEPGDTVRAEVEGVGVLTADVVGEERE; this is encoded by the coding sequence ATGACGAGCGACACGCCACGGGCGGGGGGAAGCGACGCGGCGCCGATTCGCCTCGCGCGGACGGTCGAGGGACGCCCGCTCGTCGGCGACGAGGACGGGTTCGTGCCCCTCGCGTCGGCCGGCATGGACGGAATCGACGAGGCGCTCGGCGCGGCGGTCGGGTGCGGGGCGTCGTCGCTCCCGTCGGTCGAGTCGCTCCCCGCCGCGCGGACGCCGGCGCGGCGACTGTCGTTCGGGGTGCCGTTCGACCCCGGTAAGCTGTGGGGGATCGGCCTCAACTACGCCGACCACGCGGCCGACCTCGACGCGGTCCGGCCCGCGGAGCCGGCGAGTTTCATGCGCCCGGCGACCGCGCTGACCGCGCCCGGCGGGCCGATTCGGCTGCCGCCGACCGAGGAGGCCGCCCGGATCACGGCGGAGGCGGAACTCGGCCTCGTGATCGGTCGGACCTGCACCGACGTCGACGAGGGCGCGTTCGGCGAGGTCGTCGCCGGCGTCGTCCCGGTCATCGACGTGACGGCCGAGGACGTCCTCCAGCGGAACCCGCGGTTCCTCACGCGGGCGAAGAGCTACGACACGTTCCTCGTCGTCGGGCCGTGGATCGTGGCGCCGGTGAGCGTCGACCGGCTCGCGGGGACGACGGTCCGAACCGTGATCAACGGCGAGACGGTCGCGGAGAACACCGTCGACCGGATGCTGTTCCCGCCGGAGGAGCTCGTCAGCGTCCACTCGCGCGTGTTCACCGCAGAGCGCGGCGACCTCATCTCGACCGGGACTCCCGGCGCGGGCGGTATCGAGCCCGGAGATACGGTCCGGGCGGAGGTCGAGGGCGTTGGCGTGTTAACGGCGGACGTGGTCGGCGAGGAGAGGGAGTAG
- a CDS encoding AEC family transporter has protein sequence MEVLVRLAGLLALLLVGTGLRYAGVLDAARTELLNRAAYYGALPALVFVATYDQAIGEVVSWELLVAVLAAYLGTAVVAGVVHRRRSPSARRSVAVVQSYHSNVGYLGLPVVAATFGPRVTAIASVVLGIGSLVQVPLTVILLVSMNGENTEGALGRHLRSLAGNPVLLALVAGMTIGWFEVGVPSPAATALGWAGSLALPLALLCVGATLQVDRAAIDRGATASVVALKVACMPAIAWAALALLGVNAATLTAGVVMLGTPTAVSTYVFATELGGDAGFASLNVFVTTVASVGSLTLLIELIGTTV, from the coding sequence ATGGAGGTCCTCGTGCGACTCGCCGGACTGCTCGCGCTGCTCCTCGTCGGGACGGGGCTCCGGTACGCCGGCGTCCTCGACGCGGCCCGCACGGAGCTCCTCAACCGGGCCGCCTACTACGGCGCGCTCCCGGCGCTGGTGTTCGTCGCGACCTACGACCAAGCCATCGGCGAGGTCGTCTCGTGGGAGCTGCTCGTCGCCGTCCTCGCCGCGTACCTCGGCACGGCGGTCGTTGCCGGCGTCGTCCACCGCCGCCGCTCGCCGAGCGCGCGCCGGAGCGTCGCGGTCGTCCAGTCGTACCACTCGAACGTGGGGTACCTCGGGCTCCCCGTCGTCGCCGCGACGTTCGGCCCCCGCGTGACCGCGATCGCGAGCGTCGTCTTGGGGATCGGGTCGCTGGTCCAGGTGCCGCTGACCGTGATCCTGCTGGTGTCGATGAACGGGGAGAACACCGAGGGCGCGCTGGGGCGACACCTCCGGTCGCTCGCGGGCAACCCCGTCCTGCTGGCGCTCGTCGCCGGGATGACCATCGGCTGGTTCGAGGTTGGCGTTCCGAGCCCGGCCGCGACGGCGCTGGGCTGGGCCGGGTCGCTGGCGCTCCCGCTGGCGCTGCTCTGCGTCGGCGCCACGCTGCAGGTCGACCGGGCGGCGATCGACCGCGGGGCGACCGCGTCGGTGGTCGCGCTCAAGGTGGCGTGTATGCCCGCCATCGCGTGGGCGGCGCTCGCGCTGCTCGGCGTCAACGCGGCGACGCTCACCGCCGGCGTCGTGATGCTCGGCACGCCGACCGCGGTGTCGACGTACGTGTTCGCGACCGAGCTCGGCGGCGACGCCGGGTTCGCCTCGCTGAACGTGTTCGTCACGACGGTCGCGTCGGTCGGATCGCTGACCCTCTTGATCGAACTGATCGGGACGACCGTGTGA
- the arcS gene encoding archaeosine synthase subunit alpha, with protein MTEYFEVHERDGAARLGELRLSDPVTTPALADPFLADAGSLWAAERTVPDGDEEALTVLPHRAFPAGTRDEVRESFAVDHPAVEFPSAAVVDSGTPRDVGADAYVLADASGFVGHGEAFKEAIVTAKDALPADTALVLSGVATPRNVALLAYAGVDLVDATLARTKGTQGMYCTADAEHFLEDLEELPCACPACAKPRDEFTREDCADHNVNALRAELRRVRERIRAGRLRDYIEGQTRHEQWLTAAFREFDDQWGYLEARTPLMRDAEVTAATSETLDRVEIRRFADRVTSRYRNRFTDQPLVLVPCSATKPYSDSQSHGQFHDAIQWRGHTVSMTSPIGVVPQELETTYPAQHYDAVVTGDWSEDEIGFVSEVLRRYLERNDYSRVIAHVPEDGYREICERVEANPAIDVPFEYTCVGHPTSDESLGELNAALQGEPAYSKREREHNTVRALADYLLGDGAGDDLFGGPGEADIRTTGRYPKLQVWGDDPDAGREGEPGEQLATMVPQYGTLSFTIDGARRWVESDAPTKRVEIDPFVPHGSVLAPGVVDADDDIRVGDEVVIEGPKAFAVGRAEMSGPEMVSSTRGVASEVRHVDET; from the coding sequence ATGACCGAGTACTTCGAAGTCCACGAGCGCGACGGCGCCGCCCGGCTCGGGGAGCTTCGCCTCTCCGACCCCGTGACGACGCCGGCGCTCGCGGACCCGTTCCTCGCGGACGCGGGCAGCCTCTGGGCGGCCGAGCGCACGGTCCCCGACGGCGACGAAGAGGCGCTCACCGTCCTCCCGCACCGCGCGTTCCCCGCGGGCACCCGCGACGAGGTCCGCGAGTCGTTCGCCGTCGACCACCCCGCCGTCGAGTTCCCGTCCGCGGCCGTCGTCGACAGCGGGACCCCCCGCGACGTGGGCGCCGACGCCTACGTTCTCGCGGACGCGTCCGGCTTCGTCGGCCACGGCGAGGCGTTCAAGGAGGCAATCGTGACCGCGAAGGACGCGCTCCCGGCCGACACCGCGCTCGTCCTCTCGGGCGTCGCCACCCCCCGGAACGTCGCGCTGCTCGCGTACGCCGGCGTCGACCTCGTCGACGCGACGCTGGCGCGCACGAAGGGCACCCAGGGGATGTACTGCACCGCCGACGCCGAACACTTCTTGGAGGACCTCGAAGAGCTCCCCTGCGCCTGTCCCGCCTGCGCGAAACCCCGCGACGAGTTCACGCGGGAGGACTGTGCCGACCACAACGTCAACGCGCTCCGCGCCGAGTTGCGGCGGGTCCGCGAGCGAATCCGCGCCGGGCGCCTGCGCGACTACATCGAGGGACAGACCCGCCACGAGCAGTGGCTCACGGCCGCGTTCCGCGAGTTCGACGACCAGTGGGGGTACCTCGAAGCGCGGACGCCGCTCATGCGCGACGCCGAGGTGACGGCGGCGACGAGCGAGACGCTCGACCGCGTCGAAATTCGCCGATTCGCCGACCGGGTGACGAGCCGGTACCGCAACCGGTTCACCGACCAGCCGCTCGTGTTGGTCCCGTGTTCGGCCACCAAACCGTACAGCGACTCGCAGAGCCACGGGCAGTTCCACGACGCGATCCAGTGGCGCGGGCACACGGTCTCGATGACCTCGCCGATCGGCGTGGTCCCGCAGGAGCTGGAGACGACCTACCCCGCACAACACTACGACGCCGTCGTCACCGGCGACTGGAGCGAAGACGAGATCGGCTTCGTCAGCGAGGTTCTCCGCCGATATCTGGAGCGCAACGACTACTCGCGAGTGATCGCGCACGTCCCCGAGGACGGCTACCGCGAGATCTGCGAGCGGGTCGAAGCCAACCCCGCGATCGACGTACCCTTCGAGTACACCTGCGTCGGCCACCCGACGAGCGACGAGTCGCTCGGGGAGTTAAACGCCGCCCTGCAGGGCGAGCCGGCCTACAGCAAGCGGGAGCGCGAACACAACACGGTCCGAGCGCTCGCCGACTACCTGCTCGGGGACGGCGCCGGCGACGACCTGTTCGGCGGACCCGGCGAGGCCGACATCCGGACCACCGGCCGGTACCCCAAACTGCAGGTGTGGGGCGACGACCCCGACGCCGGGCGCGAGGGCGAGCCGGGCGAACAGCTCGCGACGATGGTCCCGCAGTACGGCACGCTCTCTTTCACCATCGACGGGGCGCGCCGGTGGGTCGAGAGCGACGCGCCGACGAAGCGCGTCGAAATCGACCCGTTCGTCCCCCACGGCTCCGTCTTGGCGCCCGGCGTCGTCGACGCGGACGACGACATCCGCGTGGGCGACGAGGTCGTCATCGAGGGGCCGAAGGCGTTCGCGGTCGGGCGCGCCGAGATGTCCGGTCCCGAAATGGTCTCGTCGACGCGGGGCGTCGCCAGCGAGGTTCGGCACGTCGACGAGACGTAG
- a CDS encoding cupin domain-containing protein → MDHVAFEDAETYEPEAGWARAALAGSDRFTFEWFEKPAGHSSPMHDHENEQVCLCLEGELVVHTEADSAVLGPYDSVHLDRWESHRVENRTDERAVGLDVFAPGRGFDFWTDREE, encoded by the coding sequence ATGGACCACGTCGCCTTCGAGGACGCCGAGACGTACGAGCCGGAAGCCGGGTGGGCGCGCGCCGCGCTGGCGGGCAGCGACCGATTCACCTTCGAGTGGTTCGAGAAGCCGGCGGGCCACTCCTCGCCGATGCACGACCACGAGAACGAGCAGGTGTGCCTCTGTCTGGAGGGTGAGCTCGTCGTGCACACCGAGGCCGACAGTGCCGTCTTGGGACCGTACGACTCGGTCCACCTCGACAGGTGGGAGTCACACCGCGTCGAGAACCGGACCGACGAGCGCGCGGTTGGCCTCGACGTGTTCGCGCCCGGCCGCGGATTCGACTTCTGGACGGATCGCGAGGAGTGA
- the tgtA gene encoding tRNA guanosine(15) transglycosylase TgtA → MRDHFEIRDHDAAGRIGRLEVPRAGVTVETPALLPVVNPNVLTVEPSRLAAEFGAEMLITNSYIIRSTDRIRDRVLDQGLHDFLGFDGAIMTDSGSFQLAEYGEIDVTTEEIIEFQRRIGSDVATPVDVPTPPDVDRERAERELATTRQAIADAEAAETGEMLVNAPVQGSTFPDLREEAGRHASASDLDVFPVGAMVPLLNSYRYAEVVEAVRAAKRGLAPDAPVHLFGAGHPMMLALAVAAGCDLFDSAAYALMARDGRYLTVSGTEHLESMEYFPCSCPVCAEYTPADLRAMDDGAGPDDEDRSAEQLLAEHNLHVTFEELRRVKAAIRSGNLLQLVDRRARGHPAMLDGFRTLLDHADELERTDPVSKDAFFYTSHESARRPEVSRHHDRLSRLAVPDRLLLTESDAPSNHEYDAVWRIKPPFGPFPRALSETYPLTAEVPDRIDGAAQVAAAEGVASLVDANPDADITLGHDDWVARAVEAVPDSVDVENLRFIGR, encoded by the coding sequence ATGCGCGATCACTTCGAGATCCGGGACCACGACGCCGCCGGGCGGATCGGTCGGCTGGAGGTCCCCCGCGCCGGGGTAACCGTCGAGACGCCGGCGCTGCTGCCGGTCGTCAACCCCAACGTCCTCACCGTCGAGCCGTCGCGGCTCGCCGCGGAGTTCGGCGCGGAGATGCTGATCACGAACTCCTACATCATCCGTAGTACCGACCGGATCCGCGACCGGGTCCTCGATCAGGGGCTCCACGACTTCTTGGGGTTCGACGGCGCGATCATGACCGACTCCGGCTCCTTCCAACTGGCCGAGTACGGCGAGATCGATGTCACGACCGAAGAGATAATCGAGTTCCAGCGGCGGATCGGCAGCGACGTGGCCACCCCGGTCGACGTGCCGACGCCCCCCGACGTCGACCGCGAGCGCGCCGAGCGGGAGCTGGCGACGACCCGGCAGGCCATCGCCGACGCCGAGGCGGCGGAGACGGGCGAGATGCTCGTCAACGCCCCCGTGCAGGGGTCGACGTTCCCCGACCTCCGCGAGGAGGCCGGCCGACACGCGAGCGCGAGCGACCTCGACGTGTTCCCCGTCGGGGCGATGGTTCCCCTCTTAAACTCCTACCGCTACGCCGAGGTCGTCGAGGCGGTGCGGGCGGCCAAGCGCGGGCTCGCCCCCGACGCGCCGGTCCACCTGTTCGGTGCCGGCCACCCGATGATGCTCGCGCTGGCCGTCGCGGCCGGCTGTGACCTGTTCGACTCGGCCGCCTACGCGCTGATGGCGCGCGACGGGCGCTACCTCACGGTCTCCGGCACCGAACACCTCGAATCGATGGAGTACTTCCCCTGCTCGTGTCCCGTCTGCGCCGAGTACACGCCCGCGGACCTCCGAGCGATGGACGACGGGGCCGGCCCCGACGACGAGGACCGCTCCGCCGAGCAGCTCCTCGCCGAACACAACCTCCACGTCACCTTCGAGGAGCTGCGTCGCGTGAAGGCCGCGATCCGGTCCGGCAACCTCCTCCAACTCGTCGACCGACGCGCCCGCGGCCACCCCGCGATGCTCGACGGGTTCCGGACCCTCCTCGACCACGCCGACGAACTGGAGCGGACCGACCCGGTGTCGAAAGACGCGTTCTTCTACACCTCGCACGAGTCGGCCCGCCGGCCCGAGGTCAGCCGGCACCACGACCGGCTCTCGCGGCTCGCGGTCCCCGACCGGCTCCTCCTCACCGAGTCGGACGCGCCGTCGAACCACGAGTACGACGCCGTGTGGCGGATAAAGCCCCCCTTCGGTCCCTTCCCGCGGGCGCTCTCGGAGACGTACCCGCTCACCGCGGAGGTCCCGGACCGGATCGACGGCGCGGCGCAGGTCGCGGCCGCCGAGGGGGTCGCGAGCCTCGTCGACGCCAACCCGGACGCCGACATCACGCTCGGCCACGACGACTGGGTGGCGCGCGCCGTCGAGGCCGTGCCCGACAGCGTGGACGTCGAAAACCTGCGGTTCATCGGGCGCTAA
- the aceA gene encoding isocitrate lyase translates to MHPNELDDDVYRKDIDNPAGRKLRELFEEQDYTFAPGIYHALDARLAEMAGVDAAYMSGYSTVLGQFGFPDLEMVTMTEMVENAKRMVEATNLPVVADCDTGYGGVHNVRRAVREYEKAGVAAVHIEDQTSPKRCGHIAGKQIVSREQARSRFEAAVDAKQSEDTVIIARTDAYGSANGDWEEHLERGRIYADAGVDLVWPEMPDPSREDAVEYAETIHETHPDLDLAFNYSSSFEWGAQEDPLTFEELGDLGYQYIFITLYGLHSGAHAVYEDLSNIAENDEQAQFDLEDRYIGHETESHHELSFVPRYQDIEAEFDPEARKRQEESAGFTDEESDPITAENDDD, encoded by the coding sequence ATGCATCCCAACGAACTCGACGACGACGTCTATCGGAAAGATATCGACAACCCGGCCGGCCGAAAGCTCCGCGAGCTGTTCGAAGAGCAGGACTACACGTTCGCGCCCGGCATCTACCACGCGCTCGACGCCCGCCTCGCGGAGATGGCCGGCGTCGACGCGGCGTACATGAGCGGCTACTCGACCGTCCTCGGCCAGTTCGGCTTCCCCGACCTGGAGATGGTCACCATGACCGAGATGGTCGAGAACGCGAAGCGCATGGTCGAGGCGACGAACCTCCCGGTCGTCGCCGACTGCGACACCGGCTACGGCGGCGTCCACAACGTCCGGCGCGCGGTCCGCGAGTACGAGAAGGCCGGCGTCGCCGCGGTCCACATCGAAGACCAGACCTCACCGAAGCGGTGCGGCCACATCGCGGGCAAGCAGATCGTCTCCCGCGAGCAGGCGCGGTCGCGCTTCGAGGCGGCCGTCGACGCCAAGCAGAGCGAGGACACGGTCATCATCGCCCGGACCGACGCGTACGGCTCCGCCAACGGCGACTGGGAGGAGCATCTCGAACGCGGCCGGATCTACGCCGACGCCGGCGTCGACCTCGTCTGGCCCGAGATGCCCGACCCGTCCCGCGAGGACGCGGTCGAGTACGCCGAGACGATCCACGAGACCCACCCCGATCTGGATCTCGCCTTCAACTACTCCTCGTCGTTCGAGTGGGGCGCCCAAGAGGACCCGCTCACGTTCGAGGAGCTCGGCGACCTGGGCTACCAGTACATCTTCATCACGCTGTACGGGCTCCACTCGGGCGCCCACGCGGTGTACGAGGATCTCTCGAACATCGCCGAGAACGACGAGCAGGCGCAGTTCGACCTCGAAGACCGGTACATCGGCCACGAGACCGAGAGCCACCACGAGCTCTCCTTCGTCCCGCGGTACCAGGACATCGAGGCCGAGTTCGACCCCGAGGCCCGAAAGCGGCAGGAGGAGTCGGCCGGCTTCACCGACGAGGAGAGCGACCCGATCACCGCCGAGAACGACGACGACTGA